In Cupriavidus taiwanensis, the following proteins share a genomic window:
- a CDS encoding ABC transporter ATP-binding protein: protein MNTSANGNGLAIDVRGLNKHFGDKHVVNDLSMQVARGEIFGFLGPNGSGKTTSIRMMCGLLTPDSGAGTCLGYDILTESDEIKRRVGYMTQKFSYWDDLSIRENLDFVARVYGMPNRREAVERALEDLGLATRSAQLAGALSGGWKQRLALAACLLHEPELLLLDEPTAGVDPKARRDFWEQLHRLAARGISVLVSTHYMDEAERCHKLAYIAYGRLLAHGTADEVVASQQLSTWSVEGDDLAALSAQLQGAPGVEQTVAFGTALHVTGRDAQALGDTLARLAGPGRRVEQAQTSLEDVFIHMMSGAEDNMARKKKEAS, encoded by the coding sequence ATGAACACCAGCGCGAACGGCAACGGCCTCGCCATCGACGTGCGCGGGCTGAACAAGCACTTCGGCGACAAGCATGTCGTCAACGACCTCAGCATGCAGGTCGCGCGCGGCGAGATCTTCGGCTTCCTCGGCCCCAACGGCAGCGGCAAGACCACCTCGATCCGCATGATGTGCGGACTGCTGACGCCGGACTCCGGCGCGGGCACCTGCCTGGGCTACGACATCCTGACCGAGTCCGACGAGATCAAGCGCCGCGTCGGCTACATGACGCAGAAGTTCTCCTACTGGGACGACCTGTCGATCCGCGAGAACCTGGACTTCGTCGCGCGCGTGTACGGCATGCCCAACCGGCGCGAGGCCGTGGAGCGCGCGCTCGAGGACCTGGGCCTGGCCACGCGCTCGGCGCAGCTGGCCGGCGCGCTGTCGGGCGGCTGGAAGCAGCGCCTGGCGCTGGCGGCCTGCCTGCTGCACGAGCCCGAGCTGCTGCTGCTCGACGAACCCACCGCCGGCGTCGATCCCAAGGCGCGGCGCGACTTCTGGGAGCAGCTGCACCGGCTGGCCGCGCGCGGCATCTCGGTGCTGGTCAGCACGCACTACATGGATGAGGCCGAGCGCTGCCACAAACTGGCCTATATCGCCTACGGCAGGCTGCTGGCGCACGGCACTGCCGATGAAGTGGTGGCAAGCCAGCAGCTGTCGACCTGGAGCGTGGAAGGCGACGATCTCGCGGCGCTGTCGGCGCAGCTGCAGGGCGCGCCGGGCGTGGAGCAGACCGTGGCGTTCGGCACCGCGCTGCACGTGACCGGGCGCGATGCGCAGGCGCTGGGCGACACCCTGGCGCGACTGGCCGGGCCGGGCCGGCGCGTCGAGCAGGCCCAGACCAGCCTGGAAGACGTGTTCATCCACATGATGAGCGGCGCCGAGGACAACATGGCGCGCAAGAAAAAGGAGGCGTCATGA
- the ilvA gene encoding threonine ammonia-lyase, biosynthetic, with protein sequence MTRQSAARPDYLKKILTAKVYDVAQETELTYAHQLSARTGNSVWFKREDTQPVFSFKLRGAYNKMASLSPEELKRGVIAASAGNHAQGVALAAARLQCKAIIAMPVTTPQVKIDAVRERGGQWVEIVLHGESYSDAYNHAAVLEKKHKLTFIHPFDDPEVIAGQGTIAMEILRQHPGPIHAVFVAIGGGGLISGVAAYIKAVRPEIKVIGVQTVDSDAMKRSVDAGKRIELKEVGLFSDGTAVKLVGKETFRVTRELVDDIILCDTDAICAGVKDVFQDTRSILEPAGALAVAGLKAYAEREKLKGQHLVAIACGANMNFDRLRFVAERAEVGEAREGVFAVTIPEERGSFKRFCELVGTRNVTEFNYRIADTSMAHIFVGVQIASRAENDKIAASFRKHGFDTLDLSNDELAKQHIRYMVGGRSALAHDELLYRFEFPERPGALMKFLSSMSPNWNISLFHYRNQGADTSNILVGIQVPKNEKRAFRAFLSTLGYVHWDETDNPVYKLFLS encoded by the coding sequence ATGACCCGCCAGTCCGCCGCCCGACCCGATTACCTGAAGAAGATCCTGACCGCCAAGGTCTATGACGTGGCGCAGGAGACCGAACTGACCTACGCGCACCAGCTGTCGGCCCGCACCGGCAACTCGGTCTGGTTCAAGCGCGAGGATACCCAGCCGGTCTTCTCCTTCAAGCTGCGCGGCGCGTACAACAAGATGGCGTCGCTGTCGCCGGAAGAGCTCAAGCGCGGCGTGATCGCCGCATCGGCCGGCAACCACGCGCAGGGCGTGGCGCTGGCCGCGGCCCGGCTGCAATGCAAGGCCATCATCGCCATGCCGGTGACCACGCCGCAGGTGAAGATCGACGCCGTGCGCGAGCGCGGCGGCCAGTGGGTCGAGATCGTGCTGCACGGCGAGTCCTACAGCGACGCCTACAACCACGCCGCGGTGCTGGAGAAGAAGCACAAGCTGACCTTCATCCACCCGTTCGACGACCCCGAGGTGATCGCCGGCCAGGGCACCATCGCCATGGAAATCCTGCGCCAGCACCCGGGCCCGATCCATGCCGTGTTCGTCGCCATCGGCGGCGGCGGGCTGATCTCCGGCGTCGCCGCGTACATCAAGGCGGTGCGCCCCGAGATCAAGGTCATCGGCGTGCAGACGGTCGATTCTGACGCGATGAAGCGCTCGGTCGATGCCGGCAAGCGCATCGAACTGAAGGAAGTGGGCCTGTTCTCGGACGGCACCGCGGTGAAGCTGGTCGGCAAGGAGACTTTCCGCGTCACGCGCGAACTGGTCGACGACATCATCCTGTGCGATACCGACGCGATCTGCGCGGGCGTGAAGGACGTGTTCCAGGACACCCGCAGCATCCTCGAGCCGGCCGGCGCGCTGGCGGTGGCGGGCCTGAAGGCGTACGCCGAGCGCGAGAAGCTCAAGGGCCAGCATCTGGTGGCGATCGCCTGCGGCGCCAACATGAACTTCGACCGCCTGCGCTTCGTCGCCGAACGCGCGGAGGTGGGCGAGGCCCGCGAAGGCGTGTTCGCCGTGACCATCCCGGAAGAGCGCGGCAGCTTCAAGCGCTTCTGCGAGCTGGTGGGCACGCGCAACGTGACCGAGTTCAACTACCGCATCGCCGACACCAGCATGGCCCATATCTTCGTCGGCGTGCAGATCGCCAGCCGCGCCGAGAACGACAAGATCGCCGCCAGCTTCCGCAAGCATGGCTTCGACACGCTCGATCTGTCCAATGACGAACTCGCCAAGCAGCATATCCGCTACATGGTGGGCGGGCGCTCGGCGCTGGCGCATGACGAACTGCTGTATCGCTTCGAGTTCCCGGAGCGCCCGGGCGCGCTGATGAAGTTCCTGTCGAGCATGAGCCCGAACTGGAACATCAGCCTGTTCCACTACCGCAACCAGGGCGCCGACACCTCCAACATCCTGGTCGGCATCCAGGTCCCCAAGAACGAGAAGCGCGCCTTCCGCGCCTTCCTTTCGACGCTGGGTTACGTACACTGGGACGAGACCGACAACCCGGTGTACAAGCTGTTCCTGTCCTGA
- the queF gene encoding NADPH-dependent 7-cyano-7-deazaguanine reductase QueF (Catalyzes the NADPH-dependent reduction of 7-cyano-7-deazaguanine (preQ0) to 7-aminomethyl-7-deazaguanine (preQ1) in queuosine biosynthesis) has translation MSLPEHSPLGKPSAYKTEYDATLLFPIPRQPKRTEIGLPEGRPVPFFGVDIWNAYELSWLNLKGKPQVALATFIIPSDTPNIIESKSFKLYLNSFNQTRIASPEALQQLLHHDLSEATGGTVQVRLVTEADLGTQKMGELDGLLLDRLDIEVDRYEPAPELLSADQEETPVEETLVSQLLKSNCLVTGQPDWGSVQIRYVGAPINQEGLLKYLISFRNHNEFHEQCVERIFMDVMRQCKPVKLAVYARYTRRGGLDINPFRTNFNTAWPDNKRNARQ, from the coding sequence ATGAGCCTTCCCGAACACTCGCCGCTGGGCAAGCCCTCGGCCTACAAGACCGAGTACGACGCCACCCTGCTGTTCCCGATCCCGCGCCAGCCCAAGCGCACCGAGATCGGCCTGCCCGAGGGCAGGCCGGTGCCGTTCTTCGGCGTCGACATCTGGAACGCGTACGAGCTGTCGTGGCTGAACCTGAAGGGCAAGCCGCAGGTGGCGCTGGCCACCTTCATCATCCCGTCGGACACGCCCAACATCATCGAGTCCAAGTCGTTCAAGCTCTACCTGAACTCGTTCAACCAGACCCGGATTGCCTCGCCCGAAGCGCTGCAGCAGCTGCTGCACCACGACCTGTCCGAAGCCACCGGCGGCACCGTGCAGGTGCGGCTGGTGACCGAAGCCGACCTCGGCACGCAGAAGATGGGCGAACTCGACGGCCTGCTGCTCGACCGCCTCGACATCGAGGTGGACCGCTACGAGCCCGCGCCGGAGCTGCTCAGCGCCGACCAGGAAGAAACGCCGGTGGAAGAAACGCTGGTGTCGCAACTGCTCAAGTCCAACTGCCTGGTGACCGGCCAGCCGGACTGGGGCAGCGTGCAGATCCGCTACGTGGGCGCGCCGATCAACCAGGAAGGCCTGCTCAAGTACCTGATCTCGTTCCGCAACCACAACGAGTTCCACGAGCAATGCGTCGAGCGCATCTTCATGGACGTGATGCGCCAGTGCAAGCCGGTCAAGCTGGCGGTGTATGCGCGCTATACGCGCCGTGGGGGCCTGGACATCAATCCGTTCCGCACCAACTTCAATACGGCGTGGCCGGATAACAAGAGGAATGCGCGGCAGTAG
- a CDS encoding TetR/AcrR family transcriptional regulator, with the protein MPRKPAPPKPPRRSPGRPAGQPGQRERILDAATELFSRQGVPGTPVKAIAALAGVTPALVHYYFGDRDLLLDAVIEEKVQPLVARFFAGGHPDDEPLAMLVGIATRLIRGVADAPWFPGLWIREVASDDGALRERVLKRFALERAGALMAPLAAAIARGQLNPGLEPALVVPSLVGLTLLPLATTHIWRRLPGAEAVDTDALVRHVTALLTHGLSAAPATAQPKTLADAAKRKGRTARHSPESA; encoded by the coding sequence ATGCCCCGCAAACCCGCCCCTCCCAAGCCCCCCAGGCGCAGCCCGGGCCGCCCGGCGGGCCAGCCCGGCCAGCGCGAGCGCATCCTCGATGCCGCCACCGAACTGTTCTCGCGGCAGGGCGTGCCCGGCACGCCGGTCAAGGCCATCGCGGCGCTGGCCGGCGTTACCCCGGCACTGGTGCACTACTACTTCGGCGACCGCGACCTGCTGCTCGACGCCGTGATCGAAGAGAAAGTGCAGCCGCTGGTGGCCCGCTTCTTTGCCGGCGGCCACCCCGACGACGAGCCGCTGGCGATGCTGGTCGGCATCGCCACCCGGCTGATCCGCGGCGTCGCGGATGCCCCCTGGTTTCCGGGCTTGTGGATCCGCGAAGTGGCCAGCGACGACGGCGCGCTGCGCGAGCGCGTGCTCAAGCGCTTTGCGCTCGAACGTGCCGGCGCGCTGATGGCGCCGCTGGCGGCAGCGATTGCGCGCGGCCAGCTCAACCCCGGCCTGGAACCGGCGCTGGTGGTGCCGTCGCTGGTCGGGCTGACGCTGCTGCCGCTGGCCACCACGCATATCTGGCGCCGGCTGCCCGGCGCGGAAGCGGTCGATACCGACGCGCTGGTGCGCCATGTCACGGCGCTGCTGACGCATGGGCTGTCCGCGGCGCCGGCAACGGCGCAGCCGAAGACGCTTGCAGACGCCGCCAAACGGAAGGGCCGCACGGCCCGGCATTCTCCGGAGTCCGCATGA
- a CDS encoding ABC transporter permease: protein MTPATSSTPSRFSLQRWWSIVLKEFLQLRRDRVTFGMIVGLPIMQLLLFGFAINTDPRQLPTAVIAADQSEFTRSFIASMEQSTYFKLVGTLPDERAGREALMKGEVQFVLTIPPDFTRRLLRGERPALLVEADATDPSATGQAIAALPQLPYSVATHDLKGSLAPLAGGRPPFEVQVQRLYNPEGITQYNIVPGLMGVILTMTMVMMTGLAMTRERERGTMENLLATPVRPLEVMTGKIVPYIFIGLIQSTIVLLAARWIFSVPFVGSVLAVYLAALLFIAANLTVGITLSSLAQNQLQAMQLTFFYFLPNILLSGFMFPFAGMPGWAQAIGNILPMTYFHRMVRGILLKGNGWFELWPNLWPMAVFIVVVMAIAVRFYRRTLD from the coding sequence ATGACGCCGGCCACTTCTTCAACGCCGTCACGCTTCTCGCTGCAACGCTGGTGGAGCATCGTGCTGAAGGAATTCCTGCAGCTGCGGCGCGACCGCGTCACCTTCGGCATGATCGTCGGCCTGCCGATCATGCAGCTGCTGCTGTTCGGCTTTGCCATCAACACCGACCCGCGCCAGCTGCCGACCGCGGTGATCGCCGCCGACCAGAGCGAGTTCACGCGCTCGTTCATCGCCAGCATGGAACAGTCGACCTACTTCAAGCTGGTCGGCACGCTGCCCGACGAGCGCGCCGGGCGCGAAGCGCTGATGAAAGGCGAGGTGCAGTTCGTGCTGACCATCCCGCCCGACTTCACGCGCCGGCTGCTGCGCGGCGAACGGCCCGCGCTGCTGGTCGAGGCCGACGCCACCGACCCTTCCGCCACCGGCCAGGCCATCGCCGCGCTGCCGCAACTGCCCTACAGCGTGGCCACGCATGACCTGAAGGGCTCGCTGGCGCCGCTGGCTGGCGGCAGGCCGCCTTTCGAGGTGCAGGTGCAGCGGCTCTACAATCCGGAAGGCATCACCCAGTACAACATCGTCCCTGGCCTGATGGGCGTGATCCTGACGATGACGATGGTGATGATGACCGGCCTGGCAATGACGCGCGAACGCGAGCGCGGCACCATGGAGAACCTGCTGGCCACGCCGGTGCGGCCGCTCGAGGTGATGACCGGCAAGATCGTGCCCTATATCTTCATCGGCCTGATCCAGTCGACCATCGTGCTGCTGGCCGCGCGCTGGATCTTCAGCGTGCCGTTCGTCGGCTCGGTGCTGGCGGTATACCTGGCGGCGCTGCTGTTCATCGCGGCCAACCTGACGGTAGGCATCACGCTGTCGTCGCTGGCGCAGAACCAGCTGCAGGCAATGCAGCTGACCTTCTTCTACTTCCTGCCCAACATCCTGCTGTCCGGCTTCATGTTCCCGTTTGCCGGCATGCCGGGCTGGGCGCAGGCGATCGGCAACATCCTGCCGATGACCTATTTCCACCGCATGGTGCGCGGCATCCTGCTCAAGGGCAACGGCTGGTTCGAGCTGTGGCCCAATCTGTGGCCGATGGCGGTGTTTATCGTGGTGGTGATGGCGATCGCGGTGCGCTTCTACCGGCGCACGCTCGATTGA
- a CDS encoding HlyD family secretion protein, translating to MNHAASIHRPRLRTALRATALLGAALLAAACGNARTDSWQGYVEGEFVSVASPFAGRLDTLSVQRGQQVAQGAALFALEADDERAARQQAEDQLRAAEATLQDLKTGKRPLEVEVNRAQLAQAQAQAERSAAALRRDQRQYEIGGIAQAQLDESRAQAGSDAARVRELRRDIDVARLPGREAQQAAQAAQVAAARAALAQAQWKLSRKTVAATQAGLVYDVPYRLGEWVPAGSPVVRMLPPGNVKVRFYVPETVVGALRNGQALQVRCDGCAAPVAATISYVANEAEYTPPVIYSNETRRKLVFLVEARPSAADAPKLRPGQPVEVVRQ from the coding sequence ATGAACCACGCTGCTTCCATCCATCGTCCGCGCCTGCGCACAGCGCTGCGCGCCACTGCCCTGCTCGGCGCCGCGCTGCTTGCCGCCGCTTGCGGCAACGCGCGCACCGATAGCTGGCAGGGCTACGTCGAAGGCGAATTCGTCAGCGTCGCCTCGCCCTTCGCCGGGCGCCTCGACACGCTCTCGGTGCAGCGCGGCCAGCAGGTCGCGCAGGGCGCGGCGCTGTTCGCGCTCGAAGCCGACGACGAGCGCGCCGCACGCCAGCAGGCCGAAGACCAGCTGCGCGCGGCCGAAGCCACGCTGCAGGACCTGAAGACCGGCAAGCGCCCGCTCGAAGTCGAGGTCAACCGGGCCCAGCTGGCCCAGGCCCAGGCCCAGGCCGAGCGCAGCGCCGCGGCCTTGCGTCGCGACCAGCGCCAGTACGAGATCGGCGGCATCGCCCAGGCGCAGCTCGACGAATCGCGTGCGCAGGCCGGCAGCGACGCCGCGCGCGTGCGCGAGCTGCGGCGCGATATCGACGTGGCGCGCCTGCCGGGACGCGAGGCGCAGCAGGCGGCGCAGGCCGCGCAGGTGGCGGCCGCGCGCGCCGCGCTGGCGCAGGCACAGTGGAAGCTGTCGCGCAAGACCGTGGCCGCCACCCAAGCCGGGCTGGTCTACGACGTGCCCTACCGACTGGGCGAATGGGTGCCGGCGGGCAGCCCGGTGGTGCGCATGCTGCCGCCGGGCAACGTCAAGGTGCGCTTCTACGTGCCGGAAACGGTGGTGGGCGCGCTGCGCAACGGACAGGCGCTGCAGGTGCGCTGCGACGGCTGCGCCGCGCCGGTGGCCGCCACCATCAGCTATGTCGCCAACGAGGCCGAGTACACGCCGCCGGTGATCTACAGCAACGAGACCCGGCGCAAGCTGGTGTTCCTGGTCGAGGCGCGCCCGTCGGCCGCCGACGCGCCCAAGCTGCGGCCGGGCCAGCCTGTCGAAGTGGTGCGGCAATGA
- a CDS encoding glycoside hydrolase family 15 protein produces MTNPSSPAELGKPPTEGVNRTVDGGTRFANPSLSLGMIGNCAISALVDCRGRIVWSCLPRFDGDPVFNALLDPSENAGHFSIEIEDFHSSRQWYEPNTAVLRTRLTDIHGNCLEITDFAPRFFRLGRYFRPTTLIRRIRPVRGAPRVRVVVAPRFEWGRKAPQITRGSSHVRYIGDDMTLRMTTDAPLAYVLSHTPFLVTRGHNFILGPDETLAHGVEETARDFEQETTAYWRLWSRRLAVPREWQDAVIRAAITLKMSLYEETGAIVAAMTTSIPEAPGSGRNWDYRFCWLRDAFFVVRALNSLSEVGTMEDYLRWLSNVVMQSQDGHIQPLYGIGLERELPESMLDHLPGYRGMGPVRVGNQAQEHFQHDVYGNVVLGAAQAFHDHRLLHRGGAAEFGRLEAVGEQAVRVFGTPDAGMWELRTRARVHTSSALMSWAACDRLAKVAEKLVLPERAAYWHGHADRMKERILAESWSESRQAFAESFGGRELDASVLLMAEVNFIDPRDPRFIATVKALETSLCDGPYMRRYEAPDDFGKPETAFNICTFWRIDALARIGRRDQAREIFEAMLAARNPLGLLSEDTHPVTGEMWGNFPQTYSMVGLINGAMRLSAPWDTVI; encoded by the coding sequence GTGACCAACCCGAGCAGCCCGGCGGAGCTGGGCAAGCCGCCGACCGAAGGCGTTAACCGCACCGTGGACGGCGGCACCCGCTTCGCCAATCCGTCGCTGTCGCTTGGCATGATCGGCAACTGCGCCATCTCGGCGCTGGTCGATTGCCGCGGCCGCATCGTCTGGTCCTGCCTGCCGCGCTTCGACGGCGACCCGGTGTTCAATGCCCTGCTGGACCCGAGCGAGAACGCCGGCCATTTCTCGATCGAGATCGAGGACTTCCATTCGTCGCGGCAGTGGTATGAGCCCAATACCGCGGTGCTGCGCACGCGGCTGACGGACATCCACGGCAACTGCCTGGAGATCACCGACTTCGCCCCGCGCTTTTTCCGGCTGGGGCGCTATTTCCGGCCGACCACGCTGATTCGCCGCATCCGCCCGGTGCGCGGCGCGCCGCGCGTGCGCGTGGTGGTGGCGCCGCGCTTCGAATGGGGCCGCAAGGCGCCGCAGATCACGCGCGGCAGCAGCCACGTGCGCTACATCGGCGACGACATGACCCTGCGCATGACCACCGACGCGCCGCTTGCCTACGTGCTGTCGCATACGCCGTTCCTGGTCACGCGCGGGCATAACTTCATCCTGGGCCCGGACGAGACCCTGGCGCACGGCGTGGAAGAGACGGCGCGCGATTTCGAGCAGGAAACCACCGCCTACTGGCGGCTGTGGAGCCGCCGGCTGGCGGTGCCGCGCGAATGGCAGGACGCGGTGATTCGCGCCGCGATCACGCTGAAGATGTCGCTGTACGAAGAGACCGGCGCCATCGTCGCGGCCATGACCACCAGCATTCCGGAAGCGCCGGGCAGCGGCCGCAACTGGGACTACCGCTTCTGCTGGCTGCGCGATGCCTTCTTCGTGGTGCGCGCGCTCAACAGCCTGTCCGAGGTCGGCACCATGGAGGACTACCTGCGCTGGCTCTCCAACGTGGTGATGCAGTCGCAGGACGGCCATATCCAGCCGCTGTACGGCATCGGCCTGGAGCGCGAACTGCCCGAGAGCATGCTCGACCACCTGCCCGGCTACCGCGGCATGGGGCCGGTGCGGGTAGGCAACCAGGCGCAGGAGCACTTCCAGCACGACGTCTATGGCAATGTGGTGCTGGGCGCGGCGCAGGCCTTCCATGACCACCGGCTGCTGCATCGCGGCGGCGCGGCCGAGTTCGGCCGCCTCGAAGCGGTGGGCGAGCAGGCGGTGCGGGTATTCGGCACGCCCGACGCCGGCATGTGGGAGCTGCGCACGCGGGCGCGCGTGCATACCTCGTCGGCGCTGATGAGCTGGGCCGCCTGCGACCGGCTCGCCAAGGTGGCCGAAAAACTGGTGCTGCCCGAGCGCGCCGCCTACTGGCACGGCCACGCCGATCGCATGAAGGAACGCATCCTGGCCGAGTCGTGGAGCGAATCGCGCCAGGCCTTCGCCGAAAGCTTCGGCGGGCGCGAGCTTGACGCCAGCGTGCTGCTGATGGCCGAGGTCAACTTCATCGACCCGCGCGACCCGCGCTTCATCGCCACCGTCAAGGCGCTTGAGACCTCGCTGTGCGATGGCCCCTACATGCGCCGCTACGAGGCCCCGGACGATTTCGGCAAGCCCGAGACCGCCTTCAATATCTGCACCTTCTGGCGCATCGACGCGCTGGCTCGCATCGGCCGCCGCGACCAGGCGCGCGAAATCTTCGAGGCCATGCTGGCCGCGCGCAACCCGCTCGGACTGCTGTCCGAGGATACCCATCCGGTGACCGGCGAGATGTGGGGCAATTTCCCGCAGACCTATTCGATGGTCGGGCTGATCAATGGCGCCATGCGGCTGTCGGCGCCGTGGGATACGGTGATCTGA
- the otsB gene encoding trehalose-phosphatase, which translates to MPQLPLIEPNTALFLDFDGTLADLAPRPELVQVEPELVGTLRTLYQRLDGALAVISGRPIIELDHFLQPLQLPAAGIHGAEFRTDGGMVSKTDAPGLEPLIPHLEALVRAYPALRLERKSVAVAIHYRQAPELAGIVDAAVTDVLRHAVGLEALPGKMVVEIKPAGVDKGDAIAAFMKAPPFAQRVPLFAGDDMTDEPGFAAVRKLGGLGVLVGQRETVAAVSVPGPAALRSWLHRSAHALASSASAGAPRAVPNEAGPGPGRGSTTS; encoded by the coding sequence ATGCCACAGCTACCGCTAATCGAACCCAATACCGCCCTGTTTCTCGACTTCGACGGCACGCTGGCCGACCTGGCCCCGCGGCCCGAACTGGTGCAGGTCGAACCAGAACTGGTCGGCACGCTGCGCACGCTGTACCAGCGGCTGGACGGCGCGCTGGCCGTCATCTCCGGGCGGCCGATCATCGAACTCGACCACTTCCTGCAGCCCCTGCAATTGCCCGCGGCCGGCATCCACGGCGCCGAATTCCGCACCGACGGCGGCATGGTGTCCAAGACCGACGCCCCCGGGCTCGAACCGCTGATCCCCCACCTGGAAGCGCTGGTGCGCGCCTACCCGGCGCTGCGGCTGGAGCGCAAGTCGGTCGCGGTCGCGATCCACTACCGGCAGGCGCCCGAGCTGGCCGGCATCGTCGATGCCGCGGTCACTGACGTATTGCGCCATGCCGTCGGCCTGGAAGCGCTGCCGGGCAAGATGGTGGTCGAGATCAAGCCGGCCGGCGTCGACAAGGGCGATGCCATCGCGGCCTTCATGAAGGCCCCGCCCTTTGCCCAGCGCGTGCCGCTGTTTGCCGGCGACGACATGACCGACGAACCCGGCTTCGCCGCGGTGCGCAAGCTGGGCGGCCTGGGCGTGCTGGTGGGCCAGCGCGAGACCGTCGCCGCGGTGAGCGTGCCAGGCCCGGCAGCGCTGCGCAGCTGGCTGCACCGCTCGGCGCATGCGCTGGCGTCATCGGCCAGTGCCGGCGCACCGCGCGCCGTGCCCAACGAGGCCGGGCCGGGCCCGGGCCGGGGCTCAACGACATCGTAA
- a CDS encoding efflux transporter outer membrane subunit, which yields MQRLTSLFAAALLCGCAVGPDFRVPAPPDDAGYVPGPQPVATVAADSADAPGQAHAQTLAAGADVPAQWWTLFRSPALDATIRGALVASPTLAQARARLLEAQENLAARTGATRWPAIDAKLDTSRQQVDFQSLGITGIPSPGPFTLYGATVQVSYALDLFGGQRRELEGLQAVVDYQRYELEAARLALAANVATAAIREAGLRAQLADTAAMVAAQQRQLGITEARLRAGGVARVEVQRRRAELAQTQALVPALQRQLDATRHQLAVYTGQTPAAAALPEFHLDAMHLPDTLPVSLPATLARRRPDIRAAEALLHQASANIGVATANLYPQVTLSASGGTQATAARDLFSSLNVWSLAAGLVQPVFRGGELQARKRAAEAAYEQSLAAYRQAVLQGLQNVADALRALEADAAALRERADSARQARDTLAVVSEQYRLGGVSQLVLLDAERQSRQAALELAQARADRLADSAALLQALGGGWWEEEAAMAAAPR from the coding sequence ATGCAACGACTCACATCCCTGTTCGCCGCCGCGCTGCTGTGCGGCTGCGCGGTCGGGCCCGATTTCCGCGTGCCCGCGCCGCCGGACGACGCCGGCTACGTGCCGGGTCCGCAGCCGGTTGCGACCGTCGCGGCGGACAGTGCCGACGCCCCCGGCCAGGCCCACGCGCAGACGCTGGCGGCCGGCGCCGACGTCCCGGCGCAGTGGTGGACGCTGTTCCGCAGCCCGGCGCTGGATGCCACCATCCGCGGCGCGCTGGTGGCCAGCCCGACGCTGGCGCAGGCCCGCGCGCGGCTGCTGGAAGCGCAGGAGAACCTGGCCGCGCGCACCGGCGCGACGCGCTGGCCTGCCATCGACGCGAAGCTGGACACCTCGCGCCAGCAGGTCGATTTCCAGTCGCTTGGCATCACCGGCATCCCCAGCCCCGGCCCGTTCACGCTGTACGGCGCGACGGTGCAGGTTTCGTACGCGCTGGATCTGTTCGGCGGCCAGCGGCGCGAGCTGGAAGGCCTGCAGGCCGTGGTGGACTACCAGCGCTACGAGCTCGAGGCCGCGCGCCTGGCGCTGGCCGCCAACGTCGCCACCGCAGCCATCCGCGAAGCCGGCCTGCGCGCGCAGCTGGCCGACACCGCCGCGATGGTGGCGGCGCAGCAGCGCCAGCTCGGCATCACCGAGGCGCGCCTGCGCGCGGGCGGCGTCGCGCGCGTCGAGGTGCAGCGCCGGCGCGCGGAGCTGGCGCAAACCCAGGCGCTGGTGCCGGCGCTGCAGCGCCAGCTCGATGCCACCCGGCACCAGCTCGCGGTCTACACCGGCCAGACCCCGGCCGCGGCCGCGCTGCCGGAATTCCATCTCGATGCCATGCACCTGCCCGACACGCTGCCGGTGAGCCTGCCCGCGACGCTGGCGCGCCGCCGGCCCGATATCCGCGCGGCCGAGGCGCTGCTGCACCAGGCCTCGGCCAATATCGGCGTGGCCACCGCCAACCTCTATCCGCAGGTCACGCTGAGCGCCAGCGGCGGCACTCAGGCCACCGCGGCACGCGACCTGTTCAGCAGCCTAAACGTCTGGAGCCTGGCCGCGGGCCTGGTGCAGCCGGTGTTCCGCGGCGGCGAGCTGCAGGCGCGCAAGCGCGCGGCGGAAGCGGCGTATGAGCAGTCGCTGGCCGCGTACCGGCAAGCCGTGCTGCAGGGCCTGCAGAATGTCGCCGACGCGCTGCGCGCGCTCGAGGCCGACGCCGCCGCGCTGCGCGAACGCGCCGACAGCGCGCGCCAGGCGCGCGATACGCTGGCGGTGGTGTCGGAGCAGTACCGGCTCGGCGGCGTCAGCCAGCTGGTGCTGCTGGATGCCGAGCGGCAGTCGCGCCAGGCCGCGCTGGAACTGGCGCAGGCGCGCGCCGACCGGCTGGCGGATTCGGCGGCGCTGCTGCAGGCGCTGGGGGGTGGGTGGTGGGAAGAGGAAGCCGCG